The DNA segment TTCTGATGTACTCATATAATTTTTATTTTTTAATTATGCTGCAATCGTTTTTGCTGCCTTTTTTCTTGCGTATGCACTTGCTGCTTCACGAACCCATGAGCCATTGTTATGCGCCTCACGACGAGCTTTCATTCTTTCTTTATTACAAATCCCACGACCGTTGATTACATTGTAGAATTCTTCCCAGTTTATTTCTCCGTGTGAATAATGACGAGTCTCTTCATCCCACTTAAGATCTTTGTCGGGTACAACAAGACCAATATTCTCGGCCTGAGGAACTGTTCTGTCGATAAACCGCTGACGCAATTCATCGTTACTGTATTTTTTTACTTTCCAACGAATCAATTCAGCACTGTTTGGAGAATTATTGTCTGATGGACCAAACATCATTAACGACGGCCACCAGAAACGATTCATTGCATCTTGCGCCATATCTTTTTGTTCCTGTGAACCATTCATCAATGTTGCAAGAATTTCATAACCCTGCTTATGATGAAAATTTTCTTCCTTACAAATTCTCACCATCGCTCGTGCATAAGGACCGTAAGAACCTTTTGCCAATGCTGTCTGATTTACAATTGCAGCTCCGTCAACAAGCCAGCCAATAGCACCAATGTCTGC comes from the Bacteroidota bacterium genome and includes:
- the paaA gene encoding 1,2-phenylacetyl-CoA epoxidase subunit A, with the translated sequence MQIKSQEELEQKFQERIDRGEIIEPKDWMPERYRKQLIRMMSQHAHSEVVGMLPEGNWITRAPSLRRKAVLLAKVQDEAGHGLYIYSGTETLGISRDEVMADFLTGKAKYSSIFNYPTLTWADIGAIGWLVDGAAIVNQTALAKGSYGPYARAMVRICKEENFHHKQGYEILATLMNGSQEQKDMAQDAMNRFWWPSLMMFGPSDNNSPNSAELIRWKVKKYSNDELRQRFIDRTVPQAENIGLVVPDKDLKWDEETRHYSHGEINWEEFYNVINGRGICNKERMKARREAHNNGSWVREAASAYARKKAAKTIAA